The following proteins come from a genomic window of Triticum aestivum cultivar Chinese Spring chromosome 6A, IWGSC CS RefSeq v2.1, whole genome shotgun sequence:
- the LOC123131982 gene encoding probable pyridoxal 5'-phosphate synthase subunit PDX2, producing the protein MAAVVGVLALQGSYNEHMAALRRIGAKGVEVRKAEQLLGIDSLIIPGGESTTMAKLANFHNLFPALREFVGTGKPVWGTCAGLIFLANKAVGQKTGGQELVGGLDCTVHRNFFGSQLQSFETELSVPMLAEKEGGSHTCRGVFIRAPAILEVGQDVEVLADCPVPAGRPSITITSGEGLEDQVYSKDRVIVAVRQGNILATAFHPELTSDSRWHRLFLDMDKESQAKALAALSLSASSNDADVGSKNKAPDLPIFE; encoded by the exons atggcggcggtggtcggcgtCCTCGCGCTGCAGGGCTCCTACAACGAGCACATGGCCG CGCTGAGGAGGATCGGGGCCAAGGGGGTGGAGGTGCGGAAGGCGGAGCAGCTGCTTGGCATCGACTCCCTCATCATCCCCGGCGGCGAGAGCACCACCATGGCCAAGCTCGCCAACTTCCACAACCTC TTTCCTGCACTTCGAGAGTTTGTCGGCACAGGAAAACCCGTATGGGGAACCTGTGCTGGGCTCATCTTCCTTGCTAACAAGGCAGTAG GGCAGAAAACAGGAGGCCAGGAGCTTGTTGGTGGACTAGATTGTACTGTCCACCGTAACTTTTTTGGTAGCCAG CTTCAAAGCTTCGAAACAGAACTTTCAGTGCCAATGCTTGCagagaaggaaggagggagtcATACATGCCGTGGCGTATTTATACGAGCACCTGCTATCCTAGAAGTAGGCCAGGATGTTGAAGTATTAGCCGATTGCCCTGTTCCTGCTGGCAGACCCAGCATTACAATAACATCTGGCGAGGGTTTGGAG GACCAAGTGTACTCCAAAGATCGGGTGATTGTTGCAGTTCGGCAAGGGAACATCCTTGCCACCGCATTCCACCCAGAGCTAACATCAGACTCTAGATG GCATCGCCTCTTCTTGGACATGGACAAAGAATCTCAAGCAAAGGCCTTGGCTGCGCTATCGCTATCTGCATCCTCAAACGATGCAGATGTTGGGTCGAAGAATAAGGCTCCTGATCTACCCATTTTCGAGTAG
- the LOC123131983 gene encoding upstream activation factor subunit spp27: MSTAAATVFRGCRALMSPAAAAAAKGGKKTASAAAAAAAKGGKKPASAAAKPKADKKPVDPNNLRGIMRPVPVSDALRKFGGAAHISRSGVLKIVWDYIKAKDLQNPLNKREIICDEKLKTIFPGRDTVHMMEVTKLLSPHFVKTI, translated from the exons ATGTCGACGGCGGCGGCTACGGTGTTCCGCGGGTGCCGGGCCCTCAtgtccccggcggcggcggcggcggcaaagggGGGCAAGAAGAccgcatcggcggcggcggcggcggcggcgaaggggggCAAGAAGCCCGCGTCGGCGGCCGCGAAGCCCAAGGCGGACAAGAAGCCGGTGGATCCGAACAATCTCCGCGGGATCATGCGGCCGGTGCCGGTCTCGGACGCCCTGCGCAAGTTCGGCGGCGCCGCTCACATCTCCCGCTCCGGCGTCCTCAAGATCGTCTGGGACTACATCAAGGCCAAGGACCTCCAG AACCCACTGAACAAGAGGGAGATCATCTGTGACGAGAAGCTCAAAACCATCTTTCCTGGGAGGGACACGGTTCATATGATGGAGGTCACCAAGCTCTTGTCCCCTCATTTCGTGAAGACTATCTAA